The DNA segment TCCGTCGGATGTTCGCTTCCAAATTGTCCGAGTTGCCGCCGCCGAGTTACCCGCGTTCCCGGGCCCGTCCGCAGCAAGCTTCACCGTTGCGTACACACGCGAGCCGGTCCCATGAGACATGAATATGCCATACGACTCTGGGCCTGCCTGAGCTTGCTTCTGATCTCGTGGTCGAGCGCCAGCGCGCAGGAGCCATGCGGTCCCGGCACGGCCGTATCGGAGCTATCCACGAACGATGTTCGGGCAGTTCTGACGAACAACGGCAGCCTGATGTGGACCGACCCCGCTGAGCCAAGTCCGGTCTACGAAGTGCCCAAGGGTAGCGGCTCGAATGCGATCAATACAGTGAGTCTCTGGTTCGGTGGGATGGTCGGAAACGAACTGCGCATGAGTGCGGGCCTGTACTCGGATTTCGAGCTGTGGCCGGGCCCGCTCGACATCGAAGGCCAGCCCGCCGCCGACTGCACGCCGTACGATCGCATCTTCAATGTCTCCGACGACGACATCCGCCAGTATGACGATACAGGGATCGCGACGCCGGATATGCTGGACTGGCCGTGGCACCTTGGTGCGCCCGTCCACGACGGTGACGGGGACCCGCACAACTACGATCTGATCGGTGGCGACAGGCCGCACGTCCACGGCGATCAGACCCTCTGGTGGATTCTGAACGATGCGGGAAACCGGCACCTGTCCACCGGCACCGAACCAGTTGGTATGGAAGTGCGTGTGACCGCCTTCGTATCCGGAAGCTCCGATGTCTGGTGGGTACCGTACGCGACGCTGTACCGGTTTGAGCTGGTGTACCGGGGATCACAGCCGCTGGAAGATGCCTTCTTCGGAATCTTTGCCGAAACCGATCTTGGGAATCCCGACGACGACTACATCGGCTCTGACTCGACGCGTGGACTGGCCTTCACCTACAATGGCGACAACGTGGACGAGGGCCCGTTTGGCTATGGAAGCCGTCCGCCCGCACTGGGCATCCGGTTGATCGACGGTCCCACGGTTGACGGCGACGGCGTGGACAATGACCGTGATGGAGAAACGGACGAGTTGGGAGAACGGCTGGGCCTCAAGAAAGTGTTCTCT comes from the Rhodothermales bacterium genome and includes:
- a CDS encoding T9SS type A sorting domain-containing protein, which translates into the protein MRHEYAIRLWACLSLLLISWSSASAQEPCGPGTAVSELSTNDVRAVLTNNGSLMWTDPAEPSPVYEVPKGSGSNAINTVSLWFGGMVGNELRMSAGLYSDFELWPGPLDIEGQPAADCTPYDRIFNVSDDDIRQYDDTGIATPDMLDWPWHLGAPVHDGDGDPHNYDLIGGDRPHVHGDQTLWWILNDAGNRHLSTGTEPVGMEVRVTAFVSGSSDVWWVPYATLYRFELVYRGSQPLEDAFFGIFAETDLGNPDDDYIGSDSTRGLAFTYNGDNVDEGPFGYGSRPPALGIRLIDGPTVDGDGVDNDRDGETDELGERLGLKKVFSFERNASVQGLPKYAYEFYYYLQARYRDGTPMCSGWTINRGCPFHTEAANFIFPTDPPEYWSEENIYADGTPNEPGDRRLLLSTGPFRMDPGEYQEITAAILFVPGGPDRYEMIRWLHHAASHVRYLYPALSQFEIEQSEQYATPGPDNFALGIHPKPAAEHVTLEFEIPVAGHVQITVLNVLGRRVLVPVEGVYGSGRHWVDVNLLGLAAGVYTARIEAHNVSGARSFVLAGS